DNA sequence from the Acidobacteriota bacterium genome:
GAGATCAAGTACCGCAGCCCTTCTCACGGTCCCTTCGCCATTCAGTGGCCGCCCGAGGAAGTGGCCGAGGCCTACCGCAAAGGTGGCGCCGCGGCGCTCTCGGTGCTCACCGACGAGTCCTTCTTCGACGGCCGTCCCGAATACCTGCAGCGCCTTTCCGCCCAACAGGAGCACTTGCCGCTGCTGCGCAAGGACTTCATTGTGGAGCGCTACCAGATCGTGCAGGCCCGCATCTGGGGCGCATCGGCCTATTTGCTCATCGCGGCCTGCCTGACCCCGTCCGAGTTGGCCGATCTGGTCTCCTGCTCCGAGGAATACGGCATCGACGCCCTGGTCGAAGTGCATGATCTGCGCGAGCTTGAAATGGCTCTGGAGGCCGGGGCCAAGGTCATCGGAGTCAACAACCGCGATCTCAAGACCTTCCAGGTCGACCTCGACACCTCTTTCCGGGTGGCGCGGGAAATGGAAGGCGAGAAGGGACGGCTTCTGGTGTCGGAATCGGGCATCGATGAGCATCTTCAGATCGCCGAATTGCGCGATGCCGGCTTCAGCGCCTTTCTGGTCGGTTCCAGCCTGATGAATTCCGAAGATCCGGCCGCCACGCTGCGGAGCCTGCGGGGGGAGGACTCTGAATGCTGATCAAGATCTGCGGCATCACGACCCTGGAGGACGCCCTGGCGGCCTTGCACGGAGGAGCCACCGCGGTCGGCTTCAACTACGTCCGGCAAAGCCCGCGCTACATCGATCCTGAAGGGTCCCGGACCATCCTCAAGGCCCTGCCTGAGAGTGCCCTCAAGGTGGCCGTGGTGATAGCCTCGCGGGGTCCGCGGCCCTTCATTCCTCCCGAGATCGACGTGGTGCAGGTCCACGGGGCGACAGGTGAGGCCGACCTGCAAGGGTGGGGACGCCCGGTGTGGGCGGCGGTAACGCCTTCGGATATCGGCCGTTTTCCGCAGGGCGACCTGCTGGTCGATCCCTCCATGGGAAAGGGCGTCAAGGCCGATTGGGACGCCCTGCGCCGCCAACTCGCCGGACGCCCCTTCATCCTGGCCGGCGGACTCGATGCCGACAACGTGGCCGAGGCCGTACGGCGGGCGCGTCCCCAGGGGGTGGACGTATGCTCCGGAGTGGAGTCCGCGCCCGGCCGCAAAGACCCCCTCAAACTGAAACGCTTCCTTTCGGAGATATCCTGATGAGTTCCTATGCCAAGCTGCCCGACGCCGGAGGCCATTTCGGCCCTTATGGCGGCAAGTTCGTTCCCGAGACCCTCATGTCGCCGCTGGAGGAGCTTGACCGCGCCTACCGTCAAGCCCGCCGCGACGAGTCGTTCGAGGAGGAGCTGCAAGACGTGCTGCGCCGTTTCGTGGGCCGTCCCACGCCCCTCTATCAGGCCCGCCGCCTCTCCCAGCAAGTGGGAGCCCGCGTCTACTTCAAACGCGAGGACCTCTGCCATACCGGCGCCCACAAGATCAACAACGCGGTGGGGCAGGCCTTGCTGGCTCAGCGCATGGGCAAGTCGCGCATCATCGCCGAAACGGGAGCCGGACAGCACGGCGTAGCCACCGCCGCCGCCTGCGCCTGGCTGGGACTCGAGTGCGAGGTCTACATGGGCACCGAGGACATGCGCCGACAGGCTCTCAACGTCTACCGCATGGAACTCTTCGGGGCCACCGTGACCCCCGTCGACGCCGGTTCGCGCACCCT
Encoded proteins:
- the trpC gene encoding indole-3-glycerol phosphate synthase TrpC is translated as MHILDQIVARKRAEVDEMLRQKAFAKLLEELPGDLIQSAPPSFSRALQEDGINIIAEIKYRSPSHGPFAIQWPPEEVAEAYRKGGAAALSVLTDESFFDGRPEYLQRLSAQQEHLPLLRKDFIVERYQIVQARIWGASAYLLIAACLTPSELADLVSCSEEYGIDALVEVHDLRELEMALEAGAKVIGVNNRDLKTFQVDLDTSFRVAREMEGEKGRLLVSESGIDEHLQIAELRDAGFSAFLVGSSLMNSEDPAATLRSLRGEDSEC
- a CDS encoding phosphoribosylanthranilate isomerase — encoded protein: MLIKICGITTLEDALAALHGGATAVGFNYVRQSPRYIDPEGSRTILKALPESALKVAVVIASRGPRPFIPPEIDVVQVHGATGEADLQGWGRPVWAAVTPSDIGRFPQGDLLVDPSMGKGVKADWDALRRQLAGRPFILAGGLDADNVAEAVRRARPQGVDVCSGVESAPGRKDPLKLKRFLSEIS